The nucleotide window GTCGTCTCGTATGACAAAGAAGCTTAGACCGTTGTCTTTGTTAAACTGCAAAATCAGCAATGTTTTGGAAGAAGCAAGATTGGCCGTGCACTGTCCGCAGGTCTAAAATATTACGCTGCCATTTTTTCCAACCACTGAATCCACTTCTCAACCTTGGCCTCCCAGCGGTAAGTTTCACGGCAATAAGCAACCTGCTCTTGAAGATGTTTTTCAACACTTTCTCGATCACCACCTGTGACATCTTCAATGGATTGAACAACTCTGTCTATAAACGCAGCTTCATATTCAGGTGAACCTGGAGACTCCTTGAGGAGTTTAGCGTAACCTGCGGTCGTTTCAGGCAGCGCTCCAAGATCACTACTCACAATCATGCAGCCACTTGCCATCGCTTCCATCATCGCCACACAGGCTGTCTCGGCAAACGAATTGCTATAGGCAAGCAGAGTCGCTTCTTTGAGCTCTCTGGCCAACTGCGGCTGTGGCACCGGGCCGACATATTCTATACCTGGTGTATTCCTGCAGGTTTCGTAAAGGTTTGAGTATTTATCGTCCACATCATCCATCTGATAAATCTTCATACTCGAAAACACACGGAGCTTCGCATTGGGCACCCGTTCACGAATCGCCGGGAAGGCCTTGACCAAAATATCCAAACCACGAAACGGTGTACTCGTATAAACCAAGGTTGGATGCTCGCTCATAGCATCTACGATTTTATCTTCAGTGGTAAACACTCTCTCAAAAGCCGGGGCGATCCCCATCCCGAGGTTCACACACCGCTCAATATCTAACTCATACTTCTCTGCGATTGTTTCAAGCTGCCACTGCCCCATAAAGATAAAGCCGTTCCAAGCTTTCTTGTTCTCAAGGTCAGACAAGCCATTGTGATGAGGCTGGTTCGCTGCATGCCCCGTCCATAAATAGAGCCTCGTTCCTAAAGGTACCCAGGGCCTCAATTGCTGTGCCGCATCACTTGCGGATAAAACAACAACGGCATCTGCTTTAATAAGAGAGAATATTTCTCTCAATTTGGGACCATCTAAAGAGAGCGGAATACACTGGACGCCACGGACAGTCTGGACCTTGGTCGTATTGTTTATCAAAAACACATGGTGTCCAGCCTTCGCCATCGATTCAGCCAAATAGCAAAGACCCGATTGAGTACCCCCCAAAGGGCGCTCTCGAGGTGTTTGAGGGGTGTAGTCCCAATCAATAAAATCGATAAAAGCAATGCGCACAGTTTCCTCCAAGAGCCACATTATGATCTAGGCCTTAGAGCACCGCAAGCATCGTTTCCAACGTCCTACTTGGGCAAAGCTAGAGAATACGGTATGGAACATCTGGCTGTGAGCACGCTACCAGGAAAAACATGTGTTGCCTCTGGTTTGGCATCAATTAAAGGATTAGCTATGAGCGACCATCTATCTTGCTTTGAAATCGAGCCCACGAAAGGGCCACAACTCGGTTCCGTCATCTGGATGCATGGATTAGGTGCAACCTCTCAAGACTTTGTCCCCGTCGTCCCTTACCTGCATTTAGCCGACGTCCGATTTATTTTTCCTCAAGCTCCCGACAGCCCTGTGACGCTCAACGGCGGTATGCGCATGCCGTCTTGGTACGATATTCGCACCCTCGAAGAAACCGCCAATCGAGAATCAGAAGAAGACATTCGAAGCACGGCTATTGAAATTGAAAAGCTCATAGCGCGCGAAAAAGAGCGCGGCGTTCCCGCCAATAAGATTATTATTGCTGGCTTTTCTCAAGGTGGCGCCATCGCCATGCATGTAGGGCTTCGTCACGCCGAAATGCTTGGGGGCATCATGGCCCTGAGTACTTACATGGTATTGCCCGAAACTCTCGAGCAAGAAGCCAATGCTGCCAACGCCCTGACCCCATTGCTAACGTGTCATGGGTCGCAAGACGATGTTGTCCTCCCAAGCCGTGGCCGCAAGTCTCACGACCAAATTGCAAAGTGGTGTCCCGAAAGACCGATGGAATGGCACGACTACCCAATGGGCCACGAAATTTGCCTTGAGGAAATCAAAGTGATTGCTCGCTGGATGTGGCAATGCTTCGGTAAGACATCGGTCTAGGCTCAATAACCCCTCGTTCTTAATGCCCTATTACATAGTTTGACGACTAAAGAGCGGACCAAGCTTTGCCCTCTATGTATGGTTGGATAAAGACAAGTTCTATTTCATCCTATCGGTAACGCTCCAGTCGGGAGCCGACCAACAAGAGGGCTACGATGAGTTTTGCTGATACCAACCTGATGTCACTTGATGTCCACACGTTCAATCCCGAACCGTTTTACAATTACCTACGCGATGAAGAGCCGCTTTATTGGGATAAAGAAAGTGAGCTCTGGGCTGTAGCTCGATATGAGGATGTCGTGTTTATCTCTAGAAACACGGATATCTTTTGTTCCGGTCAAGGGGTTGTACCCAAAGTCTCACCAGAGGATTGGCCAGATGAGGCGATGATCAACCTTGATGGCAGAGCACACACCAAGCAGCGTGCACTCGTTAGTAAAGGCTTTACTCCTAAACGCGTCAACGATCTTGAAGGATACGCCCGAGAAGTCATGATTGGCTTGGTTGAAAAGGTGATCAAAGACGGCGAGTGCTGCTTAGTACAAGATCTCGCTCGACCATTGCCTATGCGCCTCATCGGCAAGATGCTCGATTACCCACTCGAGAAACAAGACGAGATTCTAAAGTGGACCGACGTCTACACACATGCTGGATGTGGACCTGACCACATCACCGGTGACGTCATCGAAAACTTTGGTAACTTCACTGAATTCCACATGGAGTTTCTCCAGGAAAAAATGGAAAACCCTGGGGATGACCTGCTTACCGTATGGCTTAACGCTGAACTTGACGGTGAAAGCCTTGGACCTGAAAAGCTACTTTTTGAGCACAACCTACTTTTGGTTGGCGGAAGCGAAACAACTCGCAACGCCATCAGCGGTGGTATGCAAGCTTTGATGAATCACCCAGAGCAGCAAAAGTACTTGGTCGATAATCTCGATAACCCCGAAGTCGTCAACAATGCGGTAGAAGAAATGATCCGCTGGTCAACGCCTTTCGTTCGAATGGCTCGTACATTGACCAAAGACTACGAATACCACGGTAAGCAAATGAAGGAAGGGCAACAAATTATCATGCTCTACCCGGCTGCGAACCGAGATCCTAAGGTCTTCGAAAATCCAGACCAGTTTGACATCAAGAGAAAGTTCTCAAGACCTGCTGTCTCATTTGGCTACGGAAAACATTTCTGTATTGGAGCTTCGCTGGCCAGACTTGAAGTGAAAGTATTTCTACAAGAAGTCCTGCAAAGAATTCCCGATATGGCCAATCACACGGAAAAAGAAGCCGTTCAAAGTCCATCGTGCTTCATCCGAGGGCTCAAGACTCTTCCTGTTACCTTCAGCAGAGATTAATTCGGTCGCGTAAAAACCCAGTTGGAGTCGGTAGAGAGAGCTTCGCGATAGGTATAACCACCGATATCGAAATTCTTCATGCCCTCCGGCTCGGTTAGCCGTTCATCGATGATATAACGTGCCATCATTCCACGTGCCCGCTTCGCCATAAAGCTAATGATTTTCGGTTCGCCATTCTTAACTTCTTTAAACACCGGCG belongs to Deltaproteobacteria bacterium and includes:
- a CDS encoding glycosyltransferase family 4 protein produces the protein MRIAFIDFIDWDYTPQTPRERPLGGTQSGLCYLAESMAKAGHHVFLINNTTKVQTVRGVQCIPLSLDGPKLREIFSLIKADAVVVLSASDAAQQLRPWVPLGTRLYLWTGHAANQPHHNGLSDLENKKAWNGFIFMGQWQLETIAEKYELDIERCVNLGMGIAPAFERVFTTEDKIVDAMSEHPTLVYTSTPFRGLDILVKAFPAIRERVPNAKLRVFSSMKIYQMDDVDDKYSNLYETCRNTPGIEYVGPVPQPQLARELKEATLLAYSNSFAETACVAMMEAMASGCMIVSSDLGALPETTAGYAKLLKESPGSPEYEAAFIDRVVQSIEDVTGGDRESVEKHLQEQVAYCRETYRWEAKVEKWIQWLEKMAA
- a CDS encoding carboxylesterase, producing the protein MSDHLSCFEIEPTKGPQLGSVIWMHGLGATSQDFVPVVPYLHLADVRFIFPQAPDSPVTLNGGMRMPSWYDIRTLEETANRESEEDIRSTAIEIEKLIAREKERGVPANKIIIAGFSQGGAIAMHVGLRHAEMLGGIMALSTYMVLPETLEQEANAANALTPLLTCHGSQDDVVLPSRGRKSHDQIAKWCPERPMEWHDYPMGHEICLEEIKVIARWMWQCFGKTSV
- a CDS encoding cytochrome P450, whose protein sequence is MSFADTNLMSLDVHTFNPEPFYNYLRDEEPLYWDKESELWAVARYEDVVFISRNTDIFCSGQGVVPKVSPEDWPDEAMINLDGRAHTKQRALVSKGFTPKRVNDLEGYAREVMIGLVEKVIKDGECCLVQDLARPLPMRLIGKMLDYPLEKQDEILKWTDVYTHAGCGPDHITGDVIENFGNFTEFHMEFLQEKMENPGDDLLTVWLNAELDGESLGPEKLLFEHNLLLVGGSETTRNAISGGMQALMNHPEQQKYLVDNLDNPEVVNNAVEEMIRWSTPFVRMARTLTKDYEYHGKQMKEGQQIIMLYPAANRDPKVFENPDQFDIKRKFSRPAVSFGYGKHFCIGASLARLEVKVFLQEVLQRIPDMANHTEKEAVQSPSCFIRGLKTLPVTFSRD